From Draconibacterium halophilum, one genomic window encodes:
- a CDS encoding metal ABC transporter ATP-binding protein, protein MSPLIKIENLTVAYDKVPVLENVDLEIFEKDFLGLIGPNGGGKTTLLKAILGLKKPESGKIHFSKEMSGRKKPIGYLPQVKHIDQKFPITVFDVVLSGAIMQNRQKEKSEAKDRAEALLVEMGVAGIRNKAIGELSGGQMQRVFLCRALLSKPKLLILDEPDTFVDNRFEGELYEKLRQLNKDLAIVLVSHDLGTISSYVKSIACVNTFVHYHPSNIISQEQLANYNCPIQILSHGEIPHTVLKQHNH, encoded by the coding sequence ATGAGTCCATTAATAAAAATAGAAAACCTGACGGTTGCTTACGATAAAGTGCCTGTGCTGGAAAATGTCGATCTTGAAATTTTTGAGAAGGATTTTCTGGGTTTGATAGGCCCTAATGGTGGTGGCAAAACAACATTGTTAAAAGCCATTTTGGGATTGAAGAAACCGGAATCGGGAAAAATTCATTTTTCAAAAGAAATGAGTGGCCGAAAAAAACCAATTGGTTATTTGCCGCAGGTAAAACATATCGACCAGAAATTCCCGATCACTGTTTTTGATGTGGTACTTTCGGGAGCAATTATGCAAAATCGTCAAAAAGAAAAGAGTGAAGCTAAAGACAGGGCAGAAGCTTTACTGGTAGAAATGGGTGTTGCCGGAATTCGGAACAAAGCCATTGGCGAACTTTCTGGCGGGCAAATGCAACGCGTGTTTTTATGTCGTGCTTTGCTTAGTAAGCCCAAGCTGCTAATTCTGGATGAACCGGATACTTTTGTTGACAACCGCTTTGAAGGTGAACTCTACGAAAAACTCCGACAACTGAATAAAGACTTGGCCATTGTTCTGGTTTCGCATGATTTGGGAACCATTAGCAGTTATGTAAAGTCGATTGCTTGTGTTAATACCTTCGTGCATTATCATCCAAGTAATATTATTTCGCAAGAACAGCTGGCCAATTACAACTGTCCGATACAAATTTTATCGCACGGCGAAATACCACACACCGTTTTAAAGCAGCATAACCACTGA
- a CDS encoding metal ABC transporter solute-binding protein, Zn/Mn family: MKRIILLLVMATLFAACGNQKKEEKSAAADVVTVSILPQKTFVEKIAGDDFEVNLLIPPGSSPAAYTLLPSQLKDITRSAIWFRIGYIGFEHSWSDKIAQANSDMKVVNISEGLDLIADKMEQHGDHVHIDGVDPHVWLSPVLVKQMAKVILDELSTLKPEKAAEYQTNYLRFVKECDQLHVDLKNQLKDYAGRKFIVFHPSLSYYAREYGLDQHSLETGGKEPTPQLLRNVVDMAKTEGIKIVYIQSEFDREHARVFADEIGGEIIQIWPLNPEWEENLRHITEILTDNF; this comes from the coding sequence ATGAAGAGAATAATACTTTTGTTGGTTATGGCAACTTTGTTTGCCGCATGTGGAAACCAAAAGAAAGAAGAAAAAAGTGCTGCGGCAGATGTTGTTACCGTGAGTATTTTACCGCAAAAAACATTTGTTGAAAAAATAGCGGGCGACGATTTTGAGGTGAATCTGCTTATTCCTCCCGGATCGAGTCCGGCAGCTTATACGCTTTTACCTTCGCAACTGAAAGATATTACGCGTTCGGCTATTTGGTTCCGAATTGGCTACATAGGTTTTGAGCATTCGTGGTCGGATAAAATAGCGCAAGCCAATTCAGATATGAAAGTGGTTAATATTTCGGAAGGCCTCGACCTTATTGCCGACAAAATGGAACAACATGGTGATCATGTACATATCGATGGTGTTGATCCGCATGTTTGGTTGTCGCCGGTTTTGGTAAAACAAATGGCAAAGGTAATTCTCGACGAGCTTTCAACCTTAAAACCTGAAAAGGCAGCAGAGTACCAGACCAATTATCTGCGTTTTGTTAAAGAATGCGATCAGCTTCATGTCGATCTTAAAAATCAACTTAAAGATTACGCAGGACGAAAGTTTATTGTTTTTCACCCCAGCCTGTCGTATTATGCCCGCGAATATGGTCTCGACCAGCACTCGCTTGAAACCGGAGGAAAAGAACCAACACCTCAGCTGTTGCGCAATGTTGTTGATATGGCTAAAACGGAAGGAATTAAAATCGTTTACATACAAAGCGAATTTGACCGGGAGCATGCACGTGTTTTTGCCGATGAGATTGGTGGCGAGATCATCCAGATTTGGCCTCTGAACCCAGAATGGGAAGAAAACCTGAGACACATCACTGAAATTCTGACTGATAATTTTTAA
- the yidD gene encoding membrane protein insertion efficiency factor YidD yields the protein MKAVGKVILKFLGWILLIPIYIYKYAISPLTPASCRHVPTCSEYAVQAIKIHGPFKGFMLTVRRLSKCHPWGTDGYDPVPPKEPGAKKF from the coding sequence ATGAAAGCAGTTGGAAAAGTAATTTTGAAGTTTTTAGGGTGGATACTTTTAATTCCCATTTATATCTACAAATACGCCATATCGCCACTTACTCCTGCCTCGTGCCGGCATGTCCCCACGTGTTCGGAATATGCTGTGCAGGCGATTAAGATACATGGCCCGTTTAAAGGATTTATGTTGACCGTGAGGCGCCTTTCAAAATGTCATCCGTGGGGAACTGATGGTTACGACCCTGTTCCGCCAAAAGAACCCGGCGCAAAAAAGTTTTAA
- a CDS encoding ROK family protein gives MKKVAIGVDIGGTNTAIGVVDAEGNVMVKDNISTPSHGNIDQYISDLAAAIKELIKSVKLLNENLEVFGIGIGAPNGNYYSGTIEYAPNLSFKGVVRLVELLRTHFPEMETLALTNDANAAAIGEMIYGGAKDMKNFVMFTLGTGVGSGIVVNGDLVYGHDGFAGECGHTTLIPGGRLCGCTALGHLEAYCSAPGMKRTAFEIMVQKNATDSLLADKSFNELDSKMIYDAAEKGDKVALEVFEKTGAWLGQGLADTVHHLSPEAVFLFGGPTAAGDYIFAPTKKHMEKHLLPIFKEKIKILPSELKPGDAAIVGASALAWKELEK, from the coding sequence ATGAAGAAAGTAGCAATTGGAGTTGATATTGGCGGAACAAATACTGCCATTGGCGTTGTTGACGCTGAAGGAAATGTGATGGTAAAAGACAATATTTCTACACCATCGCATGGCAATATCGACCAATACATCTCAGATTTGGCAGCAGCCATTAAAGAATTGATCAAATCAGTTAAGTTATTGAATGAGAATTTAGAAGTTTTCGGTATAGGAATTGGCGCTCCAAACGGTAATTACTACAGCGGAACAATTGAATATGCTCCTAACTTGTCGTTTAAAGGAGTGGTGCGCTTAGTAGAACTGCTTCGCACACACTTCCCTGAAATGGAAACACTTGCACTGACAAATGATGCTAACGCAGCAGCCATTGGCGAAATGATTTACGGTGGAGCCAAAGACATGAAAAACTTTGTAATGTTTACATTGGGTACCGGCGTTGGTAGTGGTATTGTTGTTAATGGCGATCTGGTTTACGGTCACGATGGTTTTGCAGGCGAGTGCGGACATACAACGCTCATTCCCGGCGGACGTCTTTGCGGATGTACAGCACTGGGGCACCTTGAAGCTTACTGCTCGGCTCCCGGAATGAAACGTACTGCGTTTGAAATTATGGTGCAGAAAAATGCTACTGATAGTTTGCTTGCTGACAAATCGTTTAACGAGCTGGACTCGAAAATGATATACGATGCTGCCGAAAAAGGCGACAAAGTTGCATTAGAAGTATTTGAAAAAACGGGTGCATGGCTCGGACAAGGATTGGCTGACACAGTTCACCACCTGAGCCCCGAAGCAGTATTCCTGTTTGGCGGACCAACCGCTGCCGGCGATTACATTTTTGCGCCAACTAAAAAACACATGGAAAAACACTTGCTTCCTATTTTTAAAGAGAAGATCAAAATCCTTCCATCGGAATTGAAGCCCGGCGATGCTGCCATTGTTGGAGCGAGTGCATTGGCCTGGAAAGAATTGGAAAAATAA
- a CDS encoding sensor histidine kinase, whose product MKQSHRFKQKIIYDSSPDSEMLQQVMDYSTIDSIKLYNINPEWGSVIFMEEGSQNYMWQMNADSIYISDVTTGNLIRQLYTSENIISVVQFGNDFAGYNNQHEVFLIHNDKISPLFSIAEPAGFFKLISSPANDALIVKTDQNLYIYKNKLTVIKEELTHIRDLVYDVEDNLWVATEEGLYNFFQLNFQNFKFNMGNKDWVWSVQEDEKHNFWFASYQNGLWKWDGENITDYTNVVNRQLPKHLKRRPVPNYYAYYMGASRRGSTLFFPTEYNVLKYESEKFSPVLGLPELPFQMTKVYPDGKLYCSGYPGLFILDENNKVKSWTREELGVSSVLNFEFDKNNNLVVIGRNGLSVIKNNRIIHYDNAHLLHSYSLAKDHHKNIWVAGIEHVNLFNGNSVKQIESREGEAFYSMIFVKPHFLFLGGIKGLYIADLQKYYESGVFETILFNQSNGFTGIECGQNGFLTDAEGMLWIPTSDLVTRFDPMQLIQQQIIPPRIFLNVNSSVDNIQWNPETTVKSTTFDYKHNNLKFSIDAVSFTNSGNIRYYYRLKGLQENWSEATDNNEIIYYNLRPGKYEFEVKADAGVSQATSETLHATFTIKHPFWEKWWFIVIEVVVLSVAVFFLIQYFRKREKKKAATKQRLTQLRSEALAAQLDPHFVMNCLNNISGLVNAGYKKQANQYIVSFSKLLRVILQNVKKESISLNSEIEIVSKYMELEQFRCNHCFSFKIVLPQNHSTEKILVPPMMLQPLVENSIKHGFSGVKINNAEIVINIEVRNRFLYISVLDNGKGFKEQSNSFGTGLGTKITRERIELLQKRQNLQFEISDRNPGANVSFRIPLVLKADDF is encoded by the coding sequence ATGAAACAATCCCATCGTTTTAAACAAAAAATTATTTACGATTCTTCTCCTGATTCGGAGATGCTCCAACAGGTAATGGACTATTCAACTATTGATTCCATAAAGCTATATAACATCAATCCGGAATGGGGCTCCGTAATTTTTATGGAAGAAGGCAGCCAGAATTACATGTGGCAAATGAATGCCGACAGCATTTATATTTCGGATGTTACAACCGGTAATTTAATTCGCCAATTGTACACCTCAGAAAATATTATCAGTGTTGTTCAGTTTGGAAACGACTTTGCTGGATATAATAACCAACATGAGGTTTTTCTTATTCACAACGATAAAATTTCGCCTCTTTTTTCAATAGCAGAACCAGCCGGGTTTTTTAAACTAATTTCAAGCCCTGCAAACGATGCTTTAATTGTAAAAACAGATCAAAATCTGTACATCTATAAAAACAAATTAACAGTCATCAAAGAAGAACTGACACATATTCGCGACCTTGTTTACGATGTGGAAGACAACCTGTGGGTAGCTACTGAAGAAGGGTTGTACAATTTTTTCCAACTGAATTTCCAGAATTTCAAATTTAATATGGGAAACAAAGACTGGGTTTGGTCGGTGCAGGAAGATGAGAAACACAATTTTTGGTTTGCGTCGTACCAAAATGGACTGTGGAAATGGGATGGGGAAAACATTACTGATTATACAAATGTGGTTAATCGCCAGCTTCCGAAACACCTGAAACGCAGACCTGTTCCGAACTATTACGCCTACTACATGGGTGCAAGCCGACGCGGATCAACCCTGTTTTTCCCTACCGAATATAATGTACTAAAATACGAATCAGAAAAATTTTCTCCGGTTTTGGGCTTGCCGGAATTACCTTTTCAAATGACAAAAGTTTACCCCGATGGGAAACTTTATTGCAGCGGATATCCCGGACTATTTATTCTTGATGAAAACAATAAGGTAAAAAGCTGGACAAGAGAAGAACTGGGCGTTTCGAGTGTATTGAATTTTGAATTCGATAAAAATAACAACCTTGTGGTAATTGGAAGAAACGGCCTAAGCGTTATTAAAAACAACCGCATTATTCATTACGATAATGCACATCTCCTGCATAGCTATTCACTGGCAAAAGATCATCACAAAAATATCTGGGTAGCCGGCATCGAGCATGTGAATTTATTTAACGGCAACTCGGTAAAACAGATTGAATCGAGGGAAGGAGAAGCTTTTTATTCGATGATATTTGTTAAGCCCCACTTCCTTTTTCTGGGAGGAATAAAAGGATTATACATTGCCGATTTGCAAAAGTATTACGAAAGTGGCGTGTTTGAAACCATCTTGTTCAACCAAAGTAATGGTTTTACGGGTATTGAATGTGGCCAAAACGGGTTCCTCACCGACGCTGAAGGAATGCTTTGGATTCCAACGAGCGATTTGGTAACTCGCTTTGATCCAATGCAATTAATTCAGCAACAGATTATTCCACCGCGTATCTTTCTCAATGTCAACTCATCAGTGGATAATATTCAGTGGAATCCGGAAACCACTGTCAAAAGCACAACTTTTGATTACAAACACAACAACCTGAAATTTTCAATCGATGCGGTTTCATTCACTAATTCCGGTAATATTCGATACTATTATCGATTAAAGGGATTGCAGGAAAATTGGTCGGAAGCCACCGACAATAACGAAATAATATACTACAATCTGCGCCCTGGAAAGTATGAATTTGAGGTTAAAGCCGATGCCGGTGTTAGCCAGGCTACTTCCGAAACATTACACGCTACATTTACCATTAAACATCCGTTTTGGGAGAAATGGTGGTTTATTGTTATCGAGGTGGTGGTTCTTTCTGTTGCAGTATTTTTCTTAATTCAGTATTTCAGAAAACGGGAAAAAAAGAAAGCGGCCACCAAACAAAGACTCACCCAATTACGAAGCGAAGCACTAGCAGCACAACTTGATCCACATTTTGTAATGAACTGCCTGAATAACATTAGCGGGCTGGTTAATGCAGGTTATAAAAAACAAGCCAACCAATACATTGTAAGTTTTTCGAAATTATTGCGTGTAATTCTTCAAAATGTAAAAAAGGAATCCATCAGTTTGAACAGCGAAATTGAAATCGTGAGTAAATATATGGAACTGGAGCAATTTAGGTGTAATCATTGTTTTTCATTCAAAATTGTACTCCCGCAAAATCATTCAACCGAAAAAATACTGGTTCCTCCAATGATGCTGCAACCTCTTGTTGAGAATTCGATAAAACATGGTTTTAGTGGTGTAAAAATTAATAATGCTGAAATAGTAATCAATATTGAAGTCAGAAATCGGTTTTTATACATTTCGGTACTCGACAACGGCAAAGGATTTAAAGAACAATCAAACTCATTTGGCACCGGATTAGGAACCAAGATTACGCGAGAACGAATTGAATTACTTCAGAAACGACAAAATTTACAGTTTGAAATCAGCGACCGGAATCCGGGAGCAAATGTAAGTTTTCGGATACCGCTGGTACTTAAAGCTGATGATTTTTAA
- a CDS encoding LytR/AlgR family response regulator transcription factor — MKAVIVEDEKLSVLNLEKILQEYAPDIEIVDVCYSGREAIEKLPLLTFDLVFLDIQFNDDFDAFEMLKAWKWDKLQIIFVTSYNDFALKAFKFNAIDYVTKPIDKDDLLRAIEKAKSKIFRKEELEQLLQTINALHNKQLVIKGQNKTVFLPASQVLYLKAEKEYSAIHYLDEQNQIKELFTSRHLGYWENEFREFPFLRVHKSFLVNMEHIVAYGGRFIKLSHGTRLEVARDRRKEIEMKILTYKTQS, encoded by the coding sequence ATGAAAGCAGTAATTGTTGAAGATGAAAAACTTTCAGTACTGAATTTGGAAAAGATATTGCAGGAATACGCTCCTGACATTGAGATTGTTGATGTTTGTTATTCAGGCCGCGAAGCTATTGAAAAACTTCCCCTACTAACATTCGATCTTGTTTTTCTCGACATTCAGTTTAACGACGATTTTGATGCTTTTGAGATGTTGAAAGCATGGAAATGGGATAAACTGCAAATTATTTTTGTAACATCGTACAACGATTTTGCACTGAAAGCCTTTAAATTTAATGCAATCGACTACGTTACCAAACCCATCGACAAAGACGATTTGCTACGAGCCATTGAAAAGGCTAAAAGTAAAATATTCAGAAAAGAGGAACTGGAACAATTACTGCAAACCATTAACGCACTGCACAACAAACAACTGGTTATTAAGGGACAAAACAAAACTGTATTTTTACCGGCCTCACAGGTTTTGTATTTGAAAGCGGAAAAAGAATATTCTGCAATTCATTACCTCGATGAACAAAACCAAATCAAAGAGTTATTTACCTCGCGTCACCTCGGTTATTGGGAAAACGAATTCCGCGAATTTCCGTTTCTGAGAGTTCACAAATCGTTCCTCGTAAATATGGAACATATTGTGGCGTATGGCGGGCGCTTTATTAAACTGAGCCACGGAACGCGTCTTGAAGTTGCCCGCGACCGGCGTAAAGAGATTGAAATGAAAATTTTGACCTATAAAACACAGAGCTAA